Proteins encoded in a region of the Candidatus Nezhaarchaeota archaeon genome:
- a CDS encoding DNA polymerase II, with the protein MPQKLLFWLLDVNYDVEEKVPVIKLWGLTRDGKRVLVKDHSFRPYFYVLPKINTDTLKAIKDIRMLEDPAEPLLSIDQVDKKFFGKSVKALKITCQLPQSVPSYREKLAKLEWVEAVLEADIRFYMRYLIDNGISPCDWCECEVEEDEKAGGDLKVDAVYKAITRPRPYSLDEVPRLKVLAFDIECYNRAGSPVPHRDPIIIISLACEQGTKVLAADDHDDSRIIKEFIDFVLTYDPDMIVGYNSNHFDWLYLQARAKLHGIKLRVSRELSEPHQSTYGHISIIGRINLDLYDYAEDLTEVKIKTLENVAEYLGVMSKDARVLIDHLEIADYWDDPLKRDVLKKYAQEDAISTYGIAMEVLPFAIQLSKLTGVPLDQVLAASVGFRVEWYLMRVAYDENELIPNREERRYETYKGGLVLKPKEGLHENVAVLDFSAMYPHLMIKNNIGFDTYVPPEEPCEPDECNIAPEVGHRFRKKPHSLYRKALERLLELRRNIREQMKKLEPKDPCYVVLDNRQKAIKTMTNAMYGYLGWTGARFYLKPCAEATAAYGRHTILRTIKMAKDMGLQVIYGDTDSIFVKYDESKIKTFIEHVEKELGLEIKLEKVYKVCFFTEAAKKYAGLTIDGKIDVVGFEAIRGDWCQLAQDVQSKVLEIILTKKDVQAAVNYVRDIINKIRAGKVDIKSLVIWKTLSKSLDEYEVEAAHVQAAKQLMAAGYKLEIGDKVGFVVVQGASEKVSERVKPYAFTSMSEVDKEYYVRKQVIALALRVLKYFGVSEEQLLSGSRQVSLFDFFKK; encoded by the coding sequence ATGCCTCAGAAGCTTTTGTTCTGGTTACTGGACGTCAACTACGATGTTGAAGAGAAAGTCCCCGTAATAAAGTTATGGGGTTTAACTAGGGATGGGAAGCGAGTATTAGTAAAGGATCATAGTTTCAGGCCTTACTTTTATGTCTTACCCAAGATCAATACTGATACGCTTAAAGCTATTAAAGACATAAGGATGCTCGAAGACCCTGCTGAGCCTCTACTATCCATAGACCAGGTGGATAAGAAGTTCTTTGGCAAGTCTGTCAAAGCTTTAAAGATAACGTGTCAGCTTCCTCAATCAGTACCCTCATACAGAGAAAAGTTAGCTAAACTAGAGTGGGTTGAAGCTGTTCTTGAGGCCGATATAAGGTTTTACATGAGGTACCTAATAGATAATGGGATTAGTCCTTGCGATTGGTGCGAGTGTGAAGTTGAAGAAGATGAGAAAGCAGGAGGAGATTTGAAGGTCGACGCTGTCTACAAAGCTATCACCAGGCCAAGACCCTATTCTCTAGATGAGGTTCCTAGGCTTAAAGTGTTAGCTTTTGACATAGAATGCTATAACAGAGCTGGTTCTCCAGTTCCTCATCGAGATCCAATAATCATAATCTCCCTCGCTTGTGAGCAGGGGACAAAGGTATTAGCGGCTGATGATCATGATGATTCCAGAATAATTAAGGAGTTCATTGATTTCGTCTTAACGTATGACCCCGACATGATAGTGGGCTATAACAGTAATCACTTTGATTGGTTATACTTACAAGCAAGAGCTAAGCTACATGGTATAAAACTGAGAGTCAGCAGAGAGCTATCAGAGCCTCATCAAAGCACATACGGACACATATCCATTATTGGAAGGATAAATCTAGACCTATACGACTATGCTGAAGATCTAACTGAGGTGAAGATCAAAACCCTTGAAAATGTTGCGGAGTACTTGGGGGTTATGTCTAAAGATGCGAGGGTTCTCATAGATCACTTAGAAATAGCAGATTACTGGGATGATCCTTTAAAACGAGATGTGCTGAAGAAGTACGCTCAAGAAGATGCAATCTCAACTTATGGCATTGCCATGGAGGTGCTACCCTTTGCCATACAACTCTCTAAGCTTACAGGAGTTCCCCTCGATCAGGTGCTAGCAGCATCAGTAGGTTTCAGAGTTGAATGGTATTTAATGAGGGTTGCTTACGATGAGAATGAGCTTATACCCAATAGGGAAGAGAGGAGGTACGAGACGTACAAAGGAGGACTAGTCTTAAAGCCGAAGGAGGGACTTCATGAAAACGTGGCCGTCCTTGACTTCTCAGCCATGTACCCACACTTAATGATAAAAAACAACATAGGCTTTGACACTTACGTTCCTCCAGAAGAGCCCTGCGAGCCCGATGAATGTAACATAGCACCTGAGGTTGGTCACCGTTTCAGGAAGAAACCCCATAGTCTCTATAGGAAGGCGCTTGAAAGACTCCTAGAACTTAGGAGAAACATAAGGGAGCAGATGAAAAAGCTTGAACCCAAAGATCCTTGCTATGTTGTCCTTGATAACAGACAAAAGGCTATTAAAACTATGACAAATGCAATGTACGGATACTTAGGCTGGACGGGTGCGAGGTTTTACCTAAAGCCATGCGCAGAAGCAACAGCAGCTTATGGTAGACATACCATATTAAGAACAATAAAGATGGCCAAGGATATGGGCCTCCAGGTAATTTATGGAGATACCGACAGCATATTTGTTAAATATGATGAGAGTAAAATTAAGACCTTCATAGAGCATGTTGAGAAGGAACTTGGTCTCGAAATAAAGCTAGAGAAGGTATATAAGGTCTGTTTCTTTACGGAAGCCGCAAAGAAGTATGCAGGTCTAACGATTGATGGCAAGATAGATGTTGTTGGGTTTGAAGCCATCAGAGGGGACTGGTGTCAATTAGCACAAGATGTTCAATCAAAAGTCCTAGAAATAATCTTGACAAAGAAGGATGTTCAGGCAGCAGTAAATTATGTCAGGGACATAATAAATAAGATCCGGGCAGGTAAAGTTGACATCAAGAGCCTCGTGATATGGAAGACTTTGTCAAAGTCCCTGGACGAATACGAAGTAGAGGCAGCTCACGTTCAAGCTGCTAAGCAGCTGATGGCAGCAGGATATAAGCTTGAAATAGGAGATAAAGTAGGCTTTGTGGTTGTTCAAGGTGCGTCAGAGAAAGTATCAGAGAGAGTTAAGCCCTATGCCTTCACTTCAATGAGTGAAGTAGATAAGGAGTATTATGTTAGGAAGCAAGTCATAGCGTTAGCCTTGAGAGTACTAAAGTACTTTGGGGTAAGCGAGGAACAGCTACTATCAGGGAGTAGGCAGGTCTCACTTTTTGACTTTTTCAAAAAATAG
- a CDS encoding DHH family phosphoesterase, whose translation MSYEEMLNKLIEESEKAAKKLLEKTSRGITVIHHDDADGVAACALLKLALEDEYRVSTICLEKVYPQAVKKIQDSGDEPIIYVDLGAPHLHVIASLNPRKRDIVILDHHDIEGTRFSDEYVALLNPEVYGVSGEVYACGASLAYVFTRSIGKDLSRYAHLAVIGSVEIPGEVKGLNLLALESAVRAGVATYDKLSGKRSVLWDGRFVNPESLSTKLTILASVGYYEEGPKKALEACIKSSWAEIGDYLNRLEEKRRKAYSNVIAKLRYEGLEKLKRVQWFHVKDEFRDMGTKVIGTFCSYLMHQKLVDDDKILVGVMNMRREIPGIGNLDEDYVKVSARAPRRVLSLIELGALEPLSKALPEAAKSVGGFGDGHAAAASGIIPKGKEREFIELMDKIITKGAEELKKGSLTLERFLFFEKVKK comes from the coding sequence ATGTCTTATGAGGAGATGTTAAATAAGCTTATTGAGGAGAGCGAAAAAGCTGCTAAAAAGCTTTTAGAAAAAACAAGTAGAGGTATAACTGTCATTCACCACGACGATGCGGATGGAGTTGCAGCTTGCGCTCTGCTTAAATTAGCTTTAGAGGATGAGTACAGAGTAAGTACAATATGCCTTGAAAAGGTCTATCCTCAAGCAGTTAAAAAGATACAAGATAGCGGTGATGAACCTATAATTTATGTTGACTTAGGCGCACCCCATTTGCATGTTATAGCCTCCTTGAACCCTAGAAAGAGGGATATAGTAATCTTGGACCATCATGATATAGAGGGCACTAGGTTTTCAGACGAGTATGTAGCATTGCTAAATCCTGAGGTATACGGAGTAAGTGGCGAGGTATATGCGTGTGGTGCAAGTCTCGCTTACGTGTTCACCAGGTCAATAGGTAAGGACCTCAGTAGGTACGCACACTTAGCAGTGATAGGCTCGGTAGAGATACCTGGCGAGGTTAAAGGACTCAATCTCTTAGCATTAGAAAGTGCTGTAAGAGCTGGGGTTGCTACTTACGATAAATTATCAGGTAAGAGAAGTGTATTGTGGGATGGAAGGTTTGTAAACCCTGAGAGCCTATCGACTAAGTTGACAATCCTAGCCTCAGTGGGTTACTATGAGGAAGGTCCTAAAAAAGCGCTTGAGGCTTGCATTAAAAGCTCGTGGGCGGAAATCGGGGATTACTTAAATAGATTAGAGGAAAAAAGGAGGAAGGCTTACTCTAACGTAATAGCTAAATTACGATACGAGGGGTTAGAGAAGCTTAAGAGGGTTCAATGGTTTCATGTGAAGGATGAATTTCGCGATATGGGGACGAAAGTTATTGGGACGTTCTGTAGTTACTTAATGCACCAAAAACTTGTTGATGATGATAAAATCTTGGTGGGTGTAATGAATATGAGGCGAGAGATACCTGGCATTGGCAATCTAGATGAAGACTACGTTAAAGTTTCAGCAAGGGCTCCAAGAAGGGTTTTATCTTTAATCGAATTAGGAGCTCTAGAGCCTCTATCAAAAGCTCTTCCTGAAGCAGCTAAGAGTGTTGGAGGTTTCGGTGATGGGCATGCTGCAGCCGCCAGTGGCATAATACCTAAGGGTAAAGAGAGAGAGTTTATTGAGCTAATGGATAAAATCATTACTAAAGGAGCTGAAGAATTAAAGAAAGGTTCTTTGACCCTTGAAAGGTTCCTATTTTTTGAAAAAGTCAAAAAGTGA
- the dnaG gene encoding DNA primase DnaG, which yields MGGVAITAKYVIYAAIEIDGIVDKSDVIGALFGQTEGLLGDKLDLRELQKMGRIGRVHVVLEEKGNKCGGIIEIPSNLDRVETALIAAAIETVDKVGPYDAKVTVTKIEDVREEKRKKIVERAKELLAKWKESLPDTREITEEILKAVREAQLIAYGSEKLPAGPDIDKSDTIIIVEGRADVVNLLRHDYRNVIAIEGASIPKTIINLSKEKTTIAFIDGDRGGELVLRKLIQVADVDYVARAPPGKEVEELTGKEIAKCLRDKVSLSEYLTAMERAQPAHGPVEGTPKISLTQDVLKEVEKLKGSLESLLYDENWKLIVKVPVKDLANYLQSSNEPIKYVIFDGVITQRLVEVAEVRGIKALIGGRIGNITHRPMSLEILTFSDLGL from the coding sequence ATGGGTGGAGTTGCGATTACAGCTAAGTATGTCATCTATGCCGCAATAGAGATTGATGGTATAGTTGATAAGTCTGATGTGATAGGTGCACTCTTCGGTCAAACGGAGGGACTATTGGGTGATAAGTTAGACTTAAGAGAATTGCAGAAGATGGGTAGGATAGGAAGAGTTCACGTCGTACTTGAAGAGAAGGGAAATAAATGCGGTGGAATTATTGAAATACCATCTAATCTCGATAGAGTCGAGACAGCTCTAATCGCAGCTGCCATAGAGACAGTTGATAAAGTAGGACCTTATGATGCAAAGGTGACGGTGACCAAAATAGAGGACGTTAGAGAAGAAAAGAGGAAAAAGATTGTCGAGAGAGCCAAGGAGCTGCTAGCAAAGTGGAAGGAAAGCCTACCTGACACTCGAGAGATAACCGAGGAAATACTGAAAGCTGTTAGAGAAGCACAATTAATAGCCTATGGTTCTGAGAAATTACCAGCAGGTCCTGATATAGATAAGAGCGACACGATAATAATAGTTGAAGGTAGAGCAGATGTCGTTAACTTGCTAAGACACGACTATCGTAACGTCATCGCAATAGAGGGCGCATCAATCCCTAAGACGATAATCAATTTATCAAAGGAGAAGACAACCATAGCGTTCATAGATGGTGACAGGGGAGGAGAGCTTGTATTAAGAAAGTTAATTCAAGTGGCTGATGTAGATTATGTTGCAAGAGCACCGCCCGGTAAAGAAGTTGAAGAGCTTACCGGAAAGGAAATAGCAAAGTGCTTAAGAGATAAAGTCTCCTTAAGTGAGTATTTAACAGCTATGGAAAGAGCCCAGCCAGCTCATGGACCTGTAGAGGGCACTCCAAAGATATCACTAACGCAAGACGTCTTGAAGGAAGTTGAGAAGCTTAAAGGAAGCTTAGAATCATTGCTTTATGATGAGAATTGGAAGCTTATAGTAAAGGTGCCTGTGAAGGATTTAGCCAATTATTTACAATCCTCTAATGAGCCTATAAAGTATGTTATTTTTGATGGAGTGATAACGCAGAGGCTTGTAGAAGTAGCAGAAGTAAGAGGTATTAAAGCACTCATAGGTGGCAGGATTGGCAACATTACCCATCGACCAATGTCACTTGAAATCCTCACATTCAGTGATCTGGGGCTTTAA
- a CDS encoding tyrosine--tRNA ligase codes for MDLEEKVKVATRNVVETLTLSEVIETLRGGNIKGYIGVEPSGLFHIGWLIWARKVRDLLDVGVKMKILEATWHAWINDKLSGDLDVIHKCATYMEHVLKALSIDKGDIEYIRAEKLVSDPDYWKLVITVAKNVSLARVRRAVTIMGRKESESILDFSKLIYPCMQVADIFYMDLDLCLGGTDQRKAHVLAREVAEKNKWKKPVALHTPLLIGLRPPLELKEVDETDIKMSKSKPESCIFVHDTPEEIARKINSAYCPPRVIEMNPLIEICKHLLFADPSFRLYIEREDKYGGDLYVESYTELAQLYAKGDLHPQDLKQAVSKALSNMLEPVRRYFESNKEARDLLETMKRATITR; via the coding sequence ATGGATCTTGAGGAGAAAGTGAAAGTAGCAACTAGGAATGTTGTTGAGACCTTGACGCTCTCTGAGGTTATTGAGACTTTGAGGGGGGGCAACATTAAGGGCTATATAGGGGTTGAGCCCTCAGGACTTTTTCACATTGGCTGGCTCATCTGGGCAAGAAAAGTCAGAGACTTACTGGATGTTGGTGTTAAGATGAAGATCTTGGAGGCTACATGGCATGCATGGATTAATGATAAGCTCAGTGGAGATCTTGACGTGATACATAAGTGTGCTACATACATGGAGCATGTACTTAAGGCACTAAGTATTGATAAGGGCGATATAGAGTACATAAGAGCTGAGAAGCTAGTTAGCGATCCCGATTATTGGAAGCTTGTAATTACAGTAGCTAAGAATGTGTCGCTAGCGAGGGTTCGTAGAGCTGTAACCATAATGGGGAGGAAGGAGAGCGAAAGTATCCTTGACTTCTCAAAGCTCATCTATCCGTGCATGCAAGTAGCTGACATCTTCTACATGGACCTCGACTTATGCTTAGGTGGTACTGATCAACGTAAGGCCCATGTTCTCGCCAGAGAGGTAGCTGAGAAAAATAAGTGGAAAAAGCCTGTTGCTCTTCATACCCCTCTTCTCATAGGTCTAAGACCGCCTCTTGAATTAAAAGAGGTAGATGAAACTGACATCAAGATGAGCAAATCTAAACCTGAATCCTGCATTTTCGTCCACGATACACCGGAGGAGATAGCGAGGAAGATTAACTCAGCGTATTGTCCCCCTCGAGTTATCGAAATGAATCCCCTAATTGAAATATGTAAGCACTTGCTTTTTGCAGATCCAAGCTTCAGGCTTTACATTGAGCGTGAGGATAAGTATGGCGGTGATTTATACGTTGAAAGCTATACTGAGCTGGCCCAGTTATATGCTAAGGGAGATCTTCACCCCCAAGATCTTAAGCAAGCTGTCTCTAAGGCCCTATCTAATATGCTTGAGCCCGTGAGGAGATATTTTGAGAGTAACAAAGAAGCAAGGGACCTGCTTGAGACTATGAAGAGGGCTACGATAACTAGATAA